A section of the Rhodospirillales bacterium genome encodes:
- the ubiE gene encoding bifunctional demethylmenaquinone methyltransferase/2-methoxy-6-polyprenyl-1,4-benzoquinol methylase UbiE, translated as MSIHSTTSTAPYQFSQENPESGWFGVKRVRPTEKTGLVLDVFHSVARKYDIMNDLMSGGVHRLWKDRLIRMIRPRREWRFLDVAGGTGDIAFRLHDATEGEAPITVCDINSSMLKVGEARALDRGILHNLDWVEGNAEKLPFPDNSFDVYTVAFGLRNVTHIDTALKEACRVLKPGGRFFCLEFSHVDNPAINRMYGLYSEKVIPRLGKMVANDSDSYQYLIESIRKFPRRGDLARRLKLAGFRGARVTPLSFGLVAVHEARK; from the coding sequence ATGAGCATTCATAGCACCACGTCAACGGCACCCTATCAGTTTTCGCAGGAAAATCCGGAAAGCGGATGGTTTGGCGTCAAACGCGTCAGGCCAACCGAGAAAACCGGTCTGGTTCTGGACGTCTTTCATTCCGTCGCCCGCAAATACGACATCATGAACGACCTGATGTCGGGCGGGGTTCACCGTTTGTGGAAGGACCGGCTGATCCGGATGATCCGTCCACGCCGCGAATGGAGGTTCCTTGACGTCGCTGGGGGCACGGGCGATATCGCCTTCCGCCTGCACGACGCCACCGAGGGCGAGGCGCCGATCACGGTGTGCGACATCAATTCCTCGATGCTTAAGGTGGGGGAGGCGCGCGCGCTCGATCGCGGCATCCTGCACAATCTCGACTGGGTGGAAGGAAACGCCGAAAAGCTGCCCTTTCCCGACAACAGCTTCGACGTCTATACCGTCGCTTTCGGCTTGCGCAACGTCACGCATATCGACACCGCCCTGAAAGAGGCGTGCCGCGTTCTTAAACCCGGCGGGCGCTTTTTCTGCCTTGAATTCAGCCATGTCGACAACCCGGCGATCAACCGGATGTACGGGCTGTACTCGGAAAAGGTCATTCCGCGTCTGGGCAAGATGGTCGCGAACGATTCCGATTCCTACCAATACCTGATCGAATCGATCCGCAAATTCCCGCGCCGGGGCGATCTGGCGCGCCGCCTTAAACTCGCGGGTTTCCGCGGGGCGCGGGTGACGCCGCTGTCCTTCGGTCTGGTCGCGGTGCATGAGGCACGAAAATAA
- the murJ gene encoding murein biosynthesis integral membrane protein MurJ → MRLIKAMFTVGALTLVSRVAGFARDLLTARILGAGPVADAFFVALKLPNFFRRVTAEGAFSVSFVPLYSHVTQKEGEKAAADFARNAMGVMVAILLPFTLICIVAMPLIMWLLAPGFGEGTTRYDLAVMFSRITFPYLLFMSLTALVGGVLNAYDRFAPFAAAPIFFNLTLIAALMVSPWTFPSAGHALSWGVLIAGVIQLAWVWSRARRMGLVLVPKKPVLDAHIRRLFKLMLPGVIGAGVVQINLFADVVIGSFLPAGAISHLYYADRLNQLPLGTVGIAVGTALLPMLSRAVAAENHDETQRLFNRGLEICLLLALPAALALGVAAHPIIFSLFRQGAFTAGDAAATARVLMGYSLGLPAYVMGKVLATACYARQDTRTPVIVAAISVGFNIVLALILIFAFDMGVAGIATATGLAGWVQIVLIWRVLDKRRHLHFDARFRHVAPRVVVASLLMALAVFVLGHVLHDDFDSDGLARALALAGLVGGGGIVYLAVIFLSRAMTVADLKSYFRK, encoded by the coding sequence ATGCGTTTGATCAAGGCCATGTTCACCGTCGGGGCATTGACTCTGGTCAGCCGCGTGGCGGGCTTCGCGCGCGACCTGCTGACCGCGCGCATCCTTGGCGCGGGGCCGGTGGCGGACGCGTTTTTCGTTGCGCTCAAACTGCCCAATTTTTTCCGCCGCGTGACGGCCGAGGGCGCGTTTTCCGTTTCCTTCGTCCCGCTTTACAGCCACGTCACCCAAAAAGAGGGCGAAAAGGCGGCTGCCGATTTCGCCCGCAACGCGATGGGCGTGATGGTCGCGATTCTGCTGCCCTTCACCCTGATCTGCATCGTCGCGATGCCGCTGATCATGTGGCTGCTTGCCCCCGGCTTCGGCGAAGGCACGACACGCTACGACCTTGCGGTGATGTTTTCGCGCATTACCTTTCCCTATCTTCTGTTCATGTCGTTGACCGCGCTGGTCGGCGGGGTACTGAATGCCTATGACCGTTTCGCGCCTTTCGCCGCCGCGCCGATCTTTTTCAATCTGACGCTGATCGCGGCGTTGATGGTTTCGCCGTGGACGTTTCCAAGTGCCGGGCACGCTTTGTCGTGGGGCGTGCTGATCGCGGGCGTCATTCAACTGGCATGGGTATGGTCGCGCGCACGGCGCATGGGCCTGGTCCTCGTGCCCAAAAAACCGGTGCTGGATGCGCATATCCGCCGCCTGTTCAAACTGATGCTGCCCGGCGTGATCGGCGCGGGCGTGGTGCAGATCAATTTATTCGCCGACGTCGTCATCGGCTCTTTCCTGCCCGCCGGTGCGATCAGCCATCTGTATTACGCGGACCGTTTGAATCAGCTTCCGCTCGGCACCGTCGGTATCGCGGTCGGCACCGCGCTTTTGCCCATGCTTTCGCGCGCGGTCGCTGCCGAAAACCACGACGAAACCCAGCGCCTGTTCAATCGCGGGCTTGAAATCTGTCTGCTGCTGGCTTTGCCCGCCGCCCTCGCGCTCGGCGTCGCGGCGCATCCGATTATCTTCTCGCTGTTCCGGCAGGGCGCGTTTACCGCAGGCGATGCCGCCGCCACCGCGCGCGTGTTGATGGGCTATTCGCTCGGCCTGCCCGCCTATGTGATGGGCAAGGTGCTGGCGACCGCCTGTTACGCCCGGCAGGATACGCGCACGCCCGTGATCGTCGCCGCGATCTCGGTAGGTTTTAACATCGTGCTGGCGCTGATCCTGATCTTTGCCTTCGATATGGGGGTGGCGGGCATTGCGACCGCCACCGGTCTGGCGGGGTGGGTCCAAATCGTGCTGATCTGGCGCGTTCTCGACAAACGCCGCCATTTACATTTCGATGCGCGTTTCCGCCATGTCGCGCCGCGCGTGGTCGTGGCCTCTTTACTGATGGCGCTGGCTGTGTTTGTCTTGGGCCATGTCCTGCACGACGATTTCGATTCGGATGGCCTTGCCCGCGCCCTTGCCCTCGCGGGCCTCGTGGGCGGTGGCGGCATCGTCTATCTGGCGGTGATCTTTTTAAGCCGCGCGATGACCGTGGCCGATCTCAAATCCTATTTCCGCAAATAA
- the trpS gene encoding tryptophan--tRNA ligase, with amino-acid sequence MKDRIFSGMQPTNKLHLGNYLGALKNWVKLQNEDIECIYCVVDLHAVTMPYDPAALAQATREIAAAYIAAGIDTKKSILFPQSAVSAHAQLNWLLSTMTQVGKLDRMTQFKDKGGDNREKVGLGLYAYPVLMAADILAYRATHVPVGDDQSQHLELTREIARTFNHRYKTEFFPEPKTVLVKDATRVMSLTDGTKKMSKSDPSDNSRINLTDDADAIAKKIRKAKSDALPFPANPGEEKDRPEVQNLITLYTALSGETRQAVMDRFGGGGFAPFKESFADVAVAALAPVATRMNGLLADPAEIDRILKNGAERADAIAAPILDEAFRVMGFWRA; translated from the coding sequence ATGAAAGACCGTATTTTTTCGGGCATGCAGCCCACCAACAAGCTGCACCTGGGCAATTATCTGGGCGCGCTCAAAAACTGGGTGAAGCTCCAGAACGAAGACATTGAATGTATTTACTGCGTGGTCGATCTGCATGCCGTGACCATGCCTTACGACCCCGCCGCGCTGGCCCAGGCCACGCGCGAAATCGCCGCCGCCTACATCGCGGCCGGGATTGATACAAAAAAATCGATCCTTTTTCCGCAAAGCGCGGTCAGCGCGCACGCCCAGCTCAACTGGCTGCTTTCGACCATGACCCAGGTCGGCAAGCTCGACCGCATGACCCAGTTTAAGGACAAGGGCGGTGACAACCGGGAAAAGGTCGGGCTGGGCCTTTACGCCTATCCGGTACTGATGGCGGCGGATATTCTGGCCTATCGCGCGACCCATGTGCCCGTGGGCGACGACCAGTCCCAGCATCTGGAACTGACGCGCGAGATCGCCCGTACCTTCAACCACCGCTATAAGACCGAGTTTTTCCCGGAGCCGAAGACCGTGCTGGTCAAGGACGCGACCCGTGTCATGTCGCTGACCGACGGGACAAAGAAAATGTCCAAATCCGACCCCTCGGACAACAGCCGCATCAACCTGACCGATGACGCCGACGCGATTGCGAAGAAAATCCGCAAGGCCAAAAGCGACGCCCTGCCGTTTCCCGCAAATCCGGGCGAGGAAAAGGACAGGCCCGAGGTGCAAAACCTGATCACCCTGTATACCGCCCTGTCCGGTGAAACCCGTCAGGCGGTGATGGACCGTTTCGGCGGCGGCGGCTTCGCGCCGTTCAAGGAATCCTTCGCCGATGTCGCGGTCGCGGCCCTCGCGCCGGTCGCGACGCGGATGAACGGGCTTTTGGCCGACCCGGCGGAAATCGACCGGATTTTGAAAAACGGGGCCGAAAGGGCAGACGCCATCGCCGCGCCGATCCTGGACGAGGCTTTCCGTGTCATGGGCTTCTGGCGCGCGTAA
- a CDS encoding laccase domain-containing protein, with protein MLTRRIDEHPDSPPCAVSGLFNGLGVVHGFFGRRGGVSRDGFESLNAGWTQGDNPVNISDNRALIARAMGLEPDRLYSLKQVHGNRCWTVNGGRWALDDRPEGDAMVTATPGVGLGALSADCAPVLFAAPGVIGAAHAGRVGALKGVLESTIVAMQDLGADRADIRAVIGPCIGPESYELGAGEQDAFLAEDPASADYFHASGKPGHVMFDLPGYCAFRLRRARIGHIEWIGHDTLAAEDMYFSHRRSTLRQEKDRGLQLSVIALKQA; from the coding sequence ATGCTTACACGGCGGATTGACGAACATCCGGATTCTCCGCCCTGCGCCGTATCCGGGCTGTTCAACGGGCTTGGCGTCGTGCATGGATTCTTCGGTCGCCGCGGCGGGGTCAGCCGCGATGGTTTTGAAAGCCTGAACGCCGGCTGGACGCAGGGCGACAACCCGGTCAACATTAGTGACAACCGCGCCCTGATCGCCCGCGCGATGGGGCTGGAACCCGACCGGCTTTATTCTCTCAAACAGGTGCACGGTAACCGCTGCTGGACTGTGAACGGCGGACGCTGGGCGCTCGACGACCGGCCGGAGGGCGATGCCATGGTCACCGCCACGCCGGGTGTAGGGCTGGGGGCTCTGAGTGCGGATTGCGCCCCGGTGCTGTTTGCCGCCCCCGGTGTGATCGGCGCTGCCCATGCGGGCCGGGTGGGTGCGCTCAAGGGCGTGCTGGAATCGACCATTGTGGCGATGCAGGATCTGGGTGCGGACCGCGCGGACATCAGGGCCGTCATCGGCCCGTGCATCGGCCCCGAAAGCTATGAACTCGGCGCGGGCGAGCAGGATGCCTTTCTGGCCGAGGACCCGGCCTCGGCGGATTATTTCCACGCATCCGGAAAGCCCGGTCATGTGATGTTCGACCTGCCCGGCTACTGCGCCTTTCGCTTGCGCCGCGCGCGCATAGGCCACATCGAATGGATCGGACACGATACGCTTGCCGCGGAAGACATGTATTTCTCCCACCGCCGCTCCACCTTGCGCCAAGAGAAGGATCGCGGCCTGCAACTTTCGGTGATCGCACTGAAACAAGCTTGA
- a CDS encoding ribose-phosphate pyrophosphokinase, protein MKLICCNSNRPLGEDISRYLGCPLSQASIRRFSDMEVFVELQENIRGEDVFVIQSTSYPANDNLMELLVTIDACRRGSARRITAVLPYFGYARQDRKTGPRTPISAKLVANLITEAGADRVLTMELHAGQIQGFFDIPLDNLIISPVFLPKMEKCAPSADGLVIVSPDVGGVVRARAFAKKLGCDLAIIDKRRPQAGVSEVMNVIGEVEGKNCILVDDIVDSAGTLCNAAVALKARGANDIYAYVVHGVLSGGAVARISASPIKKLVIADTISATESVRIADCIEQVSVASLIGEAIRRIADEKSISDLFK, encoded by the coding sequence ATGAAGCTGATCTGCTGTAATTCCAACCGGCCTTTGGGCGAGGATATCTCCAGATATCTCGGTTGCCCGCTTTCGCAGGCAAGCATCCGGCGGTTTTCAGATATGGAAGTGTTCGTCGAATTGCAGGAAAACATCCGTGGCGAGGATGTGTTTGTCATTCAGTCGACCTCCTATCCTGCCAACGACAATCTGATGGAGTTGTTGGTCACGATCGACGCGTGCCGCCGCGGTTCGGCCCGCCGCATCACCGCCGTTCTGCCGTATTTCGGCTATGCCCGTCAGGACCGCAAGACCGGCCCGCGCACACCGATTTCGGCGAAACTGGTCGCCAACCTGATTACCGAGGCCGGGGCCGACCGTGTCCTGACCATGGAGCTTCATGCTGGCCAGATTCAGGGCTTTTTCGACATCCCGCTCGATAATCTGATTATCTCGCCGGTTTTCCTGCCCAAGATGGAAAAATGCGCCCCCAGCGCCGACGGGCTGGTTATCGTCTCGCCCGACGTGGGTGGCGTGGTGCGCGCGCGCGCCTTCGCGAAAAAACTCGGCTGCGACCTTGCGATCATTGACAAGCGCCGCCCGCAGGCCGGTGTTTCCGAAGTGATGAACGTGATCGGAGAGGTCGAGGGCAAGAACTGCATTCTAGTCGATGACATCGTCGATTCCGCGGGTACGCTGTGCAACGCCGCCGTGGCGTTGAAGGCGCGCGGCGCCAACGATATTTACGCCTATGTCGTCCACGGCGTTCTTTCCGGTGGTGCGGTCGCCCGCATATCGGCCAGTCCGATCAAAAAACTGGTGATTGCCGATACCATCTCCGCGACGGAAAGCGTACGCATCGCCGATTGCATCGAACAGGTTTCGGTTGCCAGCCTGATCGGCGAAGCGATCCGCCGCATCGCCGACGAAAAGTCGATCTCCGACCTTTTTAAATAG